In Mercurialis annua linkage group LG6, ddMerAnnu1.2, whole genome shotgun sequence, the following are encoded in one genomic region:
- the LOC126687327 gene encoding zinc finger BED domain-containing protein DAYSLEEPER-like → MATAGENDSNALAVIEGDNAQTYPESQPNKRRKKKSIVWEHFTIETISPDCRRAFCMQCKQSFAYSTGSKVAGTSHLKRHIAKGTCTALLRNQANQSSPFTPGSGNGSVTDPPKRRYRSPSTPYVAFDAERCRNEIARMVIMHDYPLHMVEHSGFVSFVQNLQPRFNTVSFNTVHGDCVGTYLREKQNVMKFIEGMPGRVCLTLDMWISSQSLYYVFVTGHFIDSDWKPHKRVLNVVMEPYPDSDTALSHAVACCLSDWSLEGKLFSVTFNHPVSEAGLENLRSLLCLKNPLILNGQLLIGNCIAQTLGNLAKEVLWAGRDIIKKIRDSVKYAKTSESHEEKFLDLKQQLQVPSEKDLSIDDQSQWNTTYQMLVAASELKEVFACLDTSDPDYKEAPSMEDWRQVQTLCAFLKPLYDAVSMLNSTTNPTTVVFFHEVWKIQTDLAHAVIYEEPFVSSLTKSMQEKLTKYWKDCSLVLAIAVVMDPRFKMKLVEFSFRKMYGEDAESYIKIVDEGIHELFLEYVALPLPLTPTYAEEGNDSNIKIEDHPGTLLTDNGLTDFDVYIMESASQQMKSELDQYLEESLLPRLHDFDVLGWWKLNKQKYPTLTKMARDILSIPVCSATPDSIFDTMTKELDPYRSSLRPETVEALVCAKDWLQYVSVDVPSNAIVKMEF, encoded by the coding sequence ATGGCAACAGCTGGAGAAAACGACAGTAATGCTCTGGCGGTGATTGAAGGGGACAATGCTCAGACTTATCCAGAATCACAGCCTAACAAACGCAGGAAAAAGAAATCCATAGTCTGGGAGCATTTTACAATAGAAACTATAAGTCCTGATTGTAGAAGGGCATTCTGTATGCAGTGCAAGCAAAGTTTTGCATATAGTACTGGATCTAAAGTAGCTGGTACCAGCCATCTCAAGCGGCATATTGCCAAGGGAACCTGCACAGCTCTACTGCGCAATCAAGCGAATCAATCATCACCATTTACTCCTGGGAGTGGAAATGGCAGTGTAACTGATCCACCAAAACGTCGTTACAGATCCCCTAGCACACCATATGTTGCGTTTGATGCAGAGCGTTGCCGCAATGAAATTGCTAGGATGGTCATCATGCATGACTACCCTCTTCACATGGTTGAGCATTCTGGCTTCGTATCTTTTGTTCAAAATCTTCAACCTAGGTTCAACACTGTCAGCTTCAATACCGTCCATGGGGATTGTGTTGGAACGTACTTGAGGGAAAAGCAGAATGTTATGAAGTTTATTGAGGGAATGCCTGGACGAGTTTGCCTTACCTTGGACATGTGGATCTCAAGTCAAAGTTTATACTATGTCTTTGTTACTGGGCACTTCATTGATAGTGATTGGAAGCCACATAAGCGGGTGCTTAATGTTGTGATGGAACCATATCCGGATTCAGATACTGCTCTCAGCCATGCTGTTGCTTGTTGCCTTTCGGATTGGAGTTTGGAGGGCAAACTATTCTCTGTTACTTTCAATCATCCAGTGAGCGAAGCTGGGCTTGAAAATCTTAGATCCCTACTTTGCCTTAAAAATCCTCTCATTCTCAATGGTCAATTGTTGATTGGGAATTGCATTGCCCAAACTTTAGGTAACCTTGCAAAGGAGGTGTTATGGGCTGGGCGGGACATTATCAAGAAAATCCGTGATAGTGTAAAGTATGCAAAGACTTCGGAATCTCATGAGGAAAAATTTCTTGACCTAAAGCAACAACTCCAAGTCCCCAGTGAGAAAGATCTATCCATTGATGATCAATCTCAATGGAATACAACATATCAGATGCTGGTGGCCGCATCAGAGCTAAAAGAAGTTTTTGCTTGCTTGGATACATCTGATCCTGATTACAAAGAGGCCCCATCCATGGAAGACTGGAGGCAGGTTCAGACTTTATGTGCTTTCCTGAAACCTCTCTATGATGCAGTTAGCATGCTTAACTCCACAACTAATCCGACAACAGTTGTGTTCTTTCACGAAGTATGGAAGATCCAGACAGATCTGGCTCATGCAGTTATATATGAGGAGCCATTCGTCAGCAGTCTTACCAAATCCATGCAAGAAAAGCTAACCAAATACTGGAAGGATTGCAGCTTGGTATTGGCAATTGCAGTAGTCATGGATCCCCGTTTCAAGATGAAGCTCGTCGAGTTCAGTTTTAGAAAAATGTACGGTGAAGATGCAGAGTCATATATCAAAATTGTTGATGAGGGGATCCATGAGCTCTTTCTCGAGTACGTAGCACTTCCGTTGCCTCTAACTCCGACTTATGCTGAAGAAGGTAATGACAGCAATATCAAAATAGAGGACCACCCGGGCACTCTTCTGACAGACAATGGACTCACTGATTTTGATGTCTATATCATGGAGTCTGCAAGCCAGCAGATGAAGTCAGAGCTGGATCAGTACTTGGAAGAGTCTTTATTGCCTCGTCTGCATGATTTTGACGTGTTAGGGTGGTGGAAGTTGAACAAACAGAAATACCCAACTCTTACCAAGATGGCTCGCGATATATTAAGTATTCCAGTATGCTCTGCTACTCCTGACTCCATATTTGATACTATGACTAAAGAGCTGGATCCATACCGGAGTTCTTTGCGACCCGAGACGGTGGAAGCCCTTGTGTGCGCTAAGGACTGGCTTCAGTATGTATCTGTCGACGTTCCTTCGAATGCAATTGTGAAAATGGAATTTTAG